One Gemmatimonadota bacterium genomic region harbors:
- a CDS encoding DEAD/DEAH box helicase, whose protein sequence is MGSLTPPGHHGAPIGEGAFAPVYDALGATFCADRFTHQQVWECSQVAGVRVWASHRGETWMFVPYNAAEAASVMLAVLPRLLTWQPGASFDPVARALPRDARLRPYQLEVLQRFAQPQCGERLLLADAMGLGKTASAIACMKLRGGPKLIIGPKSLRSTWRAELQKWAPGERFDFIETIQPAVVFQEALPDISALKWVYIHYDLVHAWWSWLRLVPFTGVVLDEAHTVKNVTTLRGRAVMQAVGAIPARVILTGTPVENRVAEFHHLLELLTGKGTWGSKGAFRIRYAGAKPNIHGGLVDGAPTHTEELQQRIRHHYVRRTVSMVRQQGLELPPVERIPVPVPLDDKAVARLQKVLTPAALHALSLWRQTGTLPSAEDHQAIKAVGALRAAVSKHKVDATVQTVRRHLEAGEQVVVFTWTRDMAAHLATHFSAISDGAGATVITGEQGLGARDKAVFTFRERCEAGRRGVLIATYGALGVGVNLQCANVVLLHDLDWTPGVMLQAEARVWRGGQRRNVLSYWMVADATFDEYIIRTLLSKADEIVAAIGDEEPQQLREAFSVYARPEAGVEDFVQQLALWAKNRI, encoded by the coding sequence ATGGGTTCTCTCACACCGCCCGGACATCACGGCGCGCCTATCGGCGAAGGGGCGTTCGCGCCCGTGTACGACGCGCTCGGGGCGACGTTCTGCGCTGACCGCTTCACGCACCAACAGGTGTGGGAGTGCTCCCAGGTGGCCGGTGTGCGCGTCTGGGCGTCTCACCGCGGCGAGACGTGGATGTTCGTTCCGTACAATGCCGCCGAGGCCGCGAGTGTGATGCTCGCTGTGCTGCCGCGGCTGCTGACGTGGCAGCCGGGAGCCTCATTCGACCCCGTGGCGCGCGCGCTGCCGAGAGACGCGCGGCTTCGGCCATACCAGCTCGAGGTGCTGCAGCGGTTTGCCCAACCCCAGTGTGGTGAGCGGCTTCTGTTGGCCGACGCCATGGGCCTCGGGAAGACTGCTTCCGCCATCGCGTGCATGAAGCTGCGCGGCGGTCCGAAGCTCATCATCGGGCCGAAGAGCCTTCGCTCTACGTGGCGCGCTGAGCTCCAGAAGTGGGCTCCGGGCGAGCGGTTCGACTTCATCGAGACGATCCAGCCGGCGGTCGTCTTCCAGGAAGCGCTCCCGGACATCTCGGCGCTCAAGTGGGTGTACATCCACTACGACCTCGTCCACGCTTGGTGGAGCTGGCTCCGTCTGGTGCCGTTCACCGGAGTGGTCCTCGACGAGGCGCACACCGTAAAGAACGTGACCACTCTGCGCGGCCGCGCGGTCATGCAGGCGGTGGGTGCCATCCCCGCGCGCGTCATTCTCACGGGCACGCCCGTCGAGAACCGGGTTGCGGAGTTCCATCACCTGCTCGAGCTGCTCACCGGGAAGGGCACGTGGGGCAGCAAGGGCGCTTTCCGCATCCGGTACGCCGGTGCCAAGCCAAACATTCACGGAGGGCTCGTGGACGGGGCGCCAACCCACACTGAAGAGCTCCAGCAGCGCATCCGGCACCACTACGTGCGGCGGACCGTCAGTATGGTGCGCCAGCAGGGCCTCGAGCTTCCGCCCGTGGAGCGCATCCCGGTGCCTGTACCGCTCGATGACAAGGCCGTGGCCCGGCTACAGAAGGTGCTCACACCGGCGGCGCTCCATGCGCTCAGCTTGTGGCGCCAGACGGGTACGCTGCCGAGCGCTGAAGACCACCAGGCGATCAAGGCCGTCGGGGCCCTGCGTGCGGCGGTGAGCAAGCACAAGGTCGACGCTACCGTGCAGACGGTGCGGCGCCACCTTGAGGCGGGCGAACAGGTCGTGGTCTTCACCTGGACACGCGACATGGCGGCCCACTTGGCAACGCACTTCAGCGCGATCAGCGATGGCGCCGGGGCGACGGTCATCACCGGGGAACAAGGCCTCGGGGCGCGTGACAAGGCCGTGTTCACTTTCCGCGAGCGTTGCGAAGCAGGCCGCCGCGGAGTGCTCATCGCCACTTACGGAGCGCTCGGCGTGGGCGTGAACCTGCAGTGCGCGAACGTGGTGCTCCTGCACGACCTCGACTGGACGCCGGGGGTCATGTTGCAAGCCGAAGCGCGCGTTTGGCGCGGTGGGCAACGCCGCAACGTGCTGAGCTACTGGATGGTCGCCGACGCCACCTTCGACGAGTACATCATCCGCACGCTGCTTTCGAAGGCTGACGAGATCGTAGCGGCCATTGGCGACGAGGAGCCACAGCAGCTGCGTGAGGCCTTCTCGGTTTACGCACGCCCCGAGGCGGGTGTGGAAGACTTCGTGCAGCAGCTCGCCCTCTGGGCGAAGAACAGGATCTGA